One part of the Nostoc sp. PCC 7120 = FACHB-418 genome encodes these proteins:
- the leuB gene encoding 3-isopropylmalate dehydrogenase, with the protein MTQNYRITLLPGDGIGPEIMAVAVDVLKVVGQQFDIQFDFQEALIGGAAIDATGEPLPSATLDTCRHSDAVLLAAIGGYKWDSLPPHQRPEGGLLGLRAGLELFANLRPAQILPQLIDASTLKREVVEGVDIMVVRELTGGIYFGKPRGIFTTETGEKRGVNTMVYTESEIDRIGRIAFETARKRRGKLCSVDKANVLDVSQLWRDRITNLSQEYPDVELSHLYVDNAAMQLVRAPKQFDTIVTGNLFGDILSDAAAMLTGSIGMLPSASLGASGPGVFEPVHGSAPDIAGQDKANPLAQVLSAAMMLRYALDQPQAADKIEQAVLQVLEQGDRTGDIISVGMNLLGCRGMGDSLIKALAKS; encoded by the coding sequence ATGACTCAGAACTATCGAATTACCCTACTCCCTGGCGATGGTATTGGCCCTGAAATTATGGCAGTGGCGGTAGATGTGCTGAAAGTCGTAGGGCAGCAATTTGATATTCAGTTTGATTTCCAAGAAGCTTTGATTGGTGGTGCAGCAATTGACGCGACAGGCGAACCTCTGCCATCGGCTACTTTAGATACTTGTCGCCACAGTGATGCTGTATTACTCGCTGCTATTGGTGGTTATAAGTGGGATTCCTTACCCCCTCACCAACGCCCGGAAGGGGGTTTGTTGGGATTGCGTGCGGGATTAGAATTATTTGCCAATTTACGCCCAGCCCAAATTTTACCGCAGTTAATCGACGCTTCGACTTTGAAGCGAGAAGTTGTGGAAGGTGTAGATATTATGGTGGTGCGTGAACTCACTGGTGGGATTTACTTTGGTAAACCCAGAGGAATCTTTACTACTGAGACTGGCGAGAAACGTGGCGTTAATACGATGGTTTATACAGAATCGGAAATCGACAGAATTGGCCGGATAGCTTTTGAGACTGCGCGGAAACGTCGGGGTAAACTCTGTTCAGTAGATAAAGCCAATGTATTAGATGTATCCCAATTGTGGCGCGATCGCATCACCAATCTTTCCCAAGAATACCCAGACGTGGAACTTTCCCATCTATATGTAGATAATGCCGCCATGCAATTGGTACGCGCTCCCAAGCAGTTCGATACCATCGTTACAGGCAACTTGTTTGGGGATATTCTCTCGGATGCGGCTGCCATGCTTACAGGTAGTATTGGAATGTTACCCTCGGCTAGTCTTGGGGCTTCTGGGCCGGGAGTCTTTGAACCAGTCCACGGTTCTGCCCCAGATATCGCAGGACAGGATAAAGCCAACCCCCTCGCCCAAGTTTTGAGTGCGGCGATGATGTTGCGTTACGCTTTAGACCAACCACAAGCAGCAGACAAAATAGAACAGGCTGTATTACAAGTTTTAGAGCAAGGTGATCGCACAGGGGATATAATTTCAGTGGGTATGAATCTTTTGGGTTGCCGGGGTATGGGTGACTCCCTCATAAAGGCATTAGCAAAATCATAA
- a CDS encoding prepilin peptidase translates to METLIVTLASVFVFALGASIGSFINVVVYRLPAGLSILWPPSRCPHCLNQLKAYDNVPVLGWIWLKGRCRFCKNPISIRYPVVEAVTGIIFLCVFLIFKVSILTLGYWTFCGWLLALSLIDLDTMTLPNPLTKSGLVLGLVFQMIVGYAADPTLSGLIRHLMMGIVGAVLGLWLFEAIALLGVVFQKEAMGAGDAKLAAMMGAWLGWRYLLLAGLIACTLGALVGVGAILLSKRKWGQKIPFGPFLASGALITLFGGQPILSAYLQLFF, encoded by the coding sequence ATGGAAACTTTGATAGTAACCCTGGCGAGTGTGTTCGTTTTCGCCTTGGGTGCATCTATTGGCAGCTTTATTAATGTTGTAGTTTATCGGTTACCGGCGGGATTATCAATTCTGTGGCCGCCCTCTCGTTGTCCTCATTGTCTAAACCAGCTCAAAGCTTATGATAATGTGCCTGTGCTGGGCTGGATTTGGTTAAAAGGGCGTTGTCGTTTTTGTAAAAATCCGATTTCCATAAGATACCCTGTAGTGGAAGCAGTGACAGGGATAATTTTTCTTTGCGTATTTTTGATATTTAAAGTTTCAATTCTGACCTTAGGATACTGGACATTTTGCGGCTGGCTATTAGCATTGTCCCTAATTGATTTAGATACTATGACCCTACCTAATCCCCTCACTAAATCAGGATTGGTCTTGGGTTTGGTGTTTCAAATGATTGTTGGCTATGCTGCTGACCCTACTTTGTCAGGATTAATTAGACACTTAATGATGGGTATCGTTGGCGCTGTTTTGGGTTTATGGTTATTTGAGGCGATCGCTCTTTTAGGGGTTGTCTTCCAAAAAGAAGCAATGGGTGCAGGAGATGCCAAGCTTGCTGCCATGATGGGTGCTTGGTTGGGTTGGCGATACTTACTTCTGGCTGGATTGATTGCCTGTACCTTAGGCGCATTGGTAGGTGTTGGGGCTATCCTGCTCTCAAAACGCAAATGGGGGCAAAAAATCCCCTTTGGCCCTTTTCTCGCCTCAGGAGCTTTGATCACCCTCTTTGGTGGACAACCAATCTTGTCTGCTTATTTACAGTTGTTTTTTTAA
- a CDS encoding glycosyltransferase family 39 protein, producing MENKTSEERYKIPNWLLIISTAALILGIFLRFYHLEQKVYSFDETFSSTYIYGQHSQAYQNFDNSILSIGELQKYLFIDTNKTLIQSIEQVISKLYVFPPIYPVLTILWSYLFNNWFDNGLVIQRSLAALLSVIAIWAIYWLGLELFVSKTTAFVAAVIVAISPFHLQYAQIIRPYSILIATTVIACGCLLKAMHLKNLWWWLIYGLSIVIGLYSNLLFAFVLVAHTVYVLINESLRNLKSLTAYFLVLGISTLAFLPWLWAFINSSMLKYSVEQVSDKSSLFGLINAWLKGIQNLFLDLYHPFFSPNFLKAAQWFFTPIILAIAAISLYTLCRYAPRKISNFLLALAIATGVSLMLKDLVSGSSITTRMRYLIPFVLAVELIVAYLIGSWLTASQSSHRRWGQFALSVLILCGVSSCLAISAAPSWNAFGSPHFPKASAIISSADRPLVLCTNLDRALSMSYLVDSDTKFKLIRDDLTIPDGFDRVFVLEASAKTLKQLEAKHKLVKTFPQGRLFEIIAVDG from the coding sequence ATGGAAAATAAAACATCAGAAGAACGCTATAAAATTCCTAATTGGTTGCTAATTATTTCAACTGCTGCACTTATTTTAGGAATATTTTTAAGATTTTATCATCTTGAGCAAAAAGTTTATTCTTTCGATGAAACTTTCTCATCGACCTATATTTATGGACAACACTCCCAAGCCTACCAAAACTTTGATAATTCTATTCTCAGTATCGGCGAACTGCAAAAATATCTCTTTATTGATACAAACAAAACTTTAATTCAATCAATTGAGCAAGTAATTAGCAAACTTTATGTATTTCCTCCGATTTATCCAGTTTTGACAATTTTATGGTCATATTTATTTAATAATTGGTTTGATAATGGACTAGTAATTCAAAGAAGTTTAGCCGCCCTACTAAGCGTAATTGCAATATGGGCAATTTACTGGTTAGGATTAGAATTATTTGTGTCTAAAACTACAGCATTCGTAGCGGCGGTAATTGTAGCTATTTCTCCCTTTCATTTACAATACGCGCAAATCATCCGCCCTTATAGTATTTTGATCGCGACTACAGTAATTGCCTGTGGATGTTTACTTAAGGCTATGCACCTAAAAAATTTATGGTGGTGGCTGATTTATGGCTTAAGTATTGTGATTGGGCTTTACTCTAATTTGCTATTTGCATTTGTTTTAGTAGCGCATACAGTGTATGTCTTGATTAACGAGAGCCTGAGAAATTTAAAAAGTCTAACTGCATATTTTTTGGTATTAGGAATTAGTACCTTAGCTTTTTTACCTTGGTTATGGGCTTTTATAAATTCCAGTATGCTGAAATATTCTGTTGAACAAGTGTCTGATAAAAGTTCTTTATTTGGGTTAATCAATGCTTGGTTGAAGGGTATACAGAACCTTTTTCTTGACTTATATCATCCCTTTTTCTCGCCTAATTTTCTCAAAGCAGCCCAGTGGTTCTTCACTCCGATTATACTCGCGATCGCCGCAATTTCTCTTTATACACTTTGTCGATATGCACCGAGAAAAATCAGCAACTTTCTCCTAGCACTAGCGATCGCCACAGGAGTGAGTCTGATGCTAAAAGACTTAGTGAGTGGTAGTTCTATCACCACCAGAATGCGCTATTTAATTCCTTTCGTTTTAGCCGTGGAATTGATAGTTGCATACTTAATTGGTAGTTGGTTAACTGCTAGCCAATCCTCACACAGGCGATGGGGACAGTTTGCTTTGTCAGTTTTAATTCTGTGTGGTGTGAGTTCCTGTCTGGCAATTTCTGCTGCACCATCGTGGAATGCTTTTGGTAGTCCCCATTTTCCCAAAGCATCGGCAATCATCAGTTCAGCCGATCGCCCACTAGTTTTATGCACAAATCTAGACCGGGCATTATCCATGAGTTATCTAGTTGACTCAGACACTAAATTTAAACTAATTCGAGATGATCTGACAATTCCCGATGGGTTTGACAGGGTTTTTGTTCTGGAAGCATCAGCAAAAACCCTCAAACAGCTAGAAGCCAAACATAAATTAGTGAAGACTTTTCCCCAGGGTAGATTGTTTGAGATTATAGCTGTTGACGGTTGA